One region of Triticum aestivum cultivar Chinese Spring chromosome 6B, IWGSC CS RefSeq v2.1, whole genome shotgun sequence genomic DNA includes:
- the LOC123135835 gene encoding uncharacterized protein isoform X2, giving the protein MSSRRHLSPPAAPLDDENLLPEILLRLPPQPSSLPRASLVCKRWRSLASDPGFLRRFRIHHRRSPPLLGCFFQEPHGISFLPALEAPNRVPPGRLSFQSTHSNGLRLLNCRHGLVLIADKTRHDQFLVWDTITGEQYHLAVPALFDTAVAVLITGAVLRAVGDTHHFQVVCVATRRRDPQRRQAACVYSSETGAWGNVISTHIPSDLDSQSRFNLYLFGITTTPAPAMLLGDSLYCTLTDDSSSILEFDLLRQSLAVIRMPKDVYKYKGHITVTRADSGGLGFLMVTDFTLQLWKRKIDCDGVASWGLEKTIELDKLLSLNPEKGSIMILGFAEENKMVFLGTFIGLFVLQLQSLQFKKLSETETVFHCHPFESVYTADVGGEHGRAELLNNA; this is encoded by the exons ATGagcagccgccgccacctctcgCCGCCGGCGGCGCCGCTGGATGACGAAAACCTACTCCCCGAGATCCTCCTCCGGCTCCCGCCGCAGCCCTCCTCCCTCCCCCGCGCCTCCCTCGTCTGCAAGCGCTGGCGCAGCCTCGCCTCCGACCCCGGCTTCCTCCGCCGCTTCCGGATCCACCACCGCCGCAGCCCTCCCCTCCTCGGTTGCTTCTTCCAAGAACCTCACGGTATCTCCTTCCTACCTGCTCTCGAGGCCCCCAACCGTGTCCCTCCTGGCCGCCTCTCTTTCCAGTCCACCCACAGTAACGGCCTTCGGCTACTCAACTGCCGCCATGGCCTCGTGCTCATCGCCGACAAGACTCGGCACGACCAATTCCTCGTGTGGGACACCATCACCGGCGAGCAGTACCACCTAGCCGTCCCCGCGCTGTTCGACACGGCAGTGGCGGTGCTGATAACCGGGGCGGTGCTTCGTGCTGTGGGAGACACCCATCACTTCCAGGTGGTCTGTGTAGCAACACGCAGACGCGATCCGCAACGTCGACAAGCAGCCTGCGTTTACTCGTCGGAGACGGGCGCGTGGGGAAACGTCATCTCGACACACATTCCGTCCGACCTCGACTCCCAGTCAAGGTTTAATCTCTACTTATTTGGCATCACAACGACCCCAGCGCCCGCAATGCTTCTCGGGGACTCTCTTTACTGTACTCTTACTGATGATTCATCAAGCATCCTTGAATTTGATCTTCTGAGGCAAAGTCTGGCTGTAATACGGATGCCCAAGGATGTGTATAAGTATAAAGGTCACATCACGGTTACAAGGGCAGATAGTGGTGGGCTGGGTTTCCTCATGGTGACAGACTTCACCCTGCAATTATGGAAGCGGAAGATTGATTGCGATGGTGTTGCCTCATGGGGGCTGGAAAAAACTATTGAACTGGACAAGCTGCTTTCCCTTAATCCAGAGAAGGGCAGCATTATGATACTTGGGTTTGCTGAGGAAAACAAGATGGTGTTCCTGGGGACATTTATTGGCCTCTTTGTACTCCAGCTTCAGTCATTGCAGTTCAAAAAGCTATCCGAAACCGAAACCGTATTTCACTGCCATCCATTTGAAAGTGTGTATACTGCAG ATGTTGGCGGTGAACATGGTCGAGCTGAACTTTTGAACAATGCATAA
- the LOC123138828 gene encoding probable acetolactate synthase 2, chloroplastic, which produces MASSSPTVTTLRRNGADILVEALERCGVGDVFAYPGGASMEIHQELTRSPTIRTHLLRHEQGEAFAASGYARASGRPGVCIATSGPGATNLVTALADAYLDSVLLDKLEFGTMLDALDGHGCHIFIRGNRTNTSYVTTRIYTIYLV; this is translated from the coding sequence ATGGCCTCCTCTTCTCCCACCGTCACAACGCTTAGGCGAAATGGCGCAGACATACTCGTGGAGGCCCTCGAGCGCTGTGGAGTTGGCGACGTGTTCGCGTACCCGGGCGGTGCGTCCATGGAGATCCACCAGGAGCTCACGCGCTCGCCCACCATCCGCACCCACCTGCTCCGCCACGAGCAGGGCGAGGCCTTCGCCGCGTCAGGCTACGCGCGCGCTTCCGGCCGGCCCGGCGTCTGCATCGCCACCTCCGGCCCCGGTGCCACCAACCTCGTCACCGCGCTCGCCGATGCGTATCTCGACTCTGTGCTGTTAGACAAACTAGAGTTTGGAACAATGCTCGATGCCCTTGATGGACacggctgtcatatatttataagagggaaTCGTACAAATACAAGTTATGTTACAACACGTATATATACtatatacttagtctaa
- the LOC123135835 gene encoding uncharacterized protein isoform X1 has product MSSRRHLSPPAAPLDDENLLPEILLRLPPQPSSLPRASLVCKRWRSLASDPGFLRRFRIHHRRSPPLLGCFFQEPHGISFLPALEAPNRVPPGRLSFQSTHSNGLRLLNCRHGLVLIADKTRHDQFLVWDTITGEQYHLAVPALFDTAVAVLITGAVLRAVGDTHHFQVVCVATRRRDPQRRQAACVYSSETGAWGNVISTHIPSDLDSQSRFNLYLFGITTTPAPAMLLGDSLYCTLTDDSSSILEFDLLRQSLAVIRMPKDVYKYKGHITVTRADSGGLGFLMVTDFTLQLWKRKIDCDGVASWGLEKTIELDKLLSLNPEKGSIMILGFAEENKMVFLGTFIGLFVLQLQSLQFKKLSETETVFHCHPFESVYTAETDVGGEHGRAELLNNA; this is encoded by the exons ATGagcagccgccgccacctctcgCCGCCGGCGGCGCCGCTGGATGACGAAAACCTACTCCCCGAGATCCTCCTCCGGCTCCCGCCGCAGCCCTCCTCCCTCCCCCGCGCCTCCCTCGTCTGCAAGCGCTGGCGCAGCCTCGCCTCCGACCCCGGCTTCCTCCGCCGCTTCCGGATCCACCACCGCCGCAGCCCTCCCCTCCTCGGTTGCTTCTTCCAAGAACCTCACGGTATCTCCTTCCTACCTGCTCTCGAGGCCCCCAACCGTGTCCCTCCTGGCCGCCTCTCTTTCCAGTCCACCCACAGTAACGGCCTTCGGCTACTCAACTGCCGCCATGGCCTCGTGCTCATCGCCGACAAGACTCGGCACGACCAATTCCTCGTGTGGGACACCATCACCGGCGAGCAGTACCACCTAGCCGTCCCCGCGCTGTTCGACACGGCAGTGGCGGTGCTGATAACCGGGGCGGTGCTTCGTGCTGTGGGAGACACCCATCACTTCCAGGTGGTCTGTGTAGCAACACGCAGACGCGATCCGCAACGTCGACAAGCAGCCTGCGTTTACTCGTCGGAGACGGGCGCGTGGGGAAACGTCATCTCGACACACATTCCGTCCGACCTCGACTCCCAGTCAAGGTTTAATCTCTACTTATTTGGCATCACAACGACCCCAGCGCCCGCAATGCTTCTCGGGGACTCTCTTTACTGTACTCTTACTGATGATTCATCAAGCATCCTTGAATTTGATCTTCTGAGGCAAAGTCTGGCTGTAATACGGATGCCCAAGGATGTGTATAAGTATAAAGGTCACATCACGGTTACAAGGGCAGATAGTGGTGGGCTGGGTTTCCTCATGGTGACAGACTTCACCCTGCAATTATGGAAGCGGAAGATTGATTGCGATGGTGTTGCCTCATGGGGGCTGGAAAAAACTATTGAACTGGACAAGCTGCTTTCCCTTAATCCAGAGAAGGGCAGCATTATGATACTTGGGTTTGCTGAGGAAAACAAGATGGTGTTCCTGGGGACATTTATTGGCCTCTTTGTACTCCAGCTTCAGTCATTGCAGTTCAAAAAGCTATCCGAAACCGAAACCGTATTTCACTGCCATCCATTTGAAAGTGTGTATACTGCAG AAACAGATGTTGGCGGTGAACATGGTCGAGCTGAACTTTTGAACAATGCATAA